The DNA region TTGATGAAACAATTTACAAATTTTACTATAAAACTGAACAAGCGAGTCATTCACCAATTTCTTAAACCTAACTCATTCCGCTTTCAACATGCATATTTCATTCTTCAAAAGTTAATATTGTATATTAAAAATTTTGGTTTAAAGATTAATGTAAAGATTCATTTTATCAAGTAAATTATAAGTTTGAATCTTAACATTTATCTTTAATGCTAAAATTTTAAGGTGTAAGATAAATGAATGAATATATTGTACACAAAGTGTATCTGAGATTGTAAAGATTGCGACTTTCTTTAAAAACTGAACTTTGTAAAAAATAAATTCTCTTTGACTTTGAGAACGTCACTTTTCACTATGATTAAAAATGACTATGGTGAAAAgtattttaatttttatataacTATAGAAATTAAGGGATATTTCCCTTTTTTAAtagaaaaaatataaaaatgttTGGATTGAATTCAAAGTCGATAAGGCCTTAATACAATACTATGGTTAATACAATACTATGGTTATTTGTATGGATCGTAGAAAAgttttttaataataaaaatatagaCGTTTAAATAAGAGTTATTATTTTAGTTGATTCAATAGTctaaataataatatattatatGATATGTGTATTTTGCAATAATGAAAGATCAAACCATGCTGATGTCTGTTTTGAAAGTTGCAAATGAAGGAAAAACAAATGAATGATAAAGCATTCTTTATTGTAAGTATAAGAACAATAAAATAGCATAAATTTACTCATATATGGGATGATTTCGACACAATGTTGACTATCTACACATATATTTATCCATTGAAAGATGCATTATTTATATATGCTAGCCTATTGTCTCAACAACAAACTTCAGTCATAGGTTGCTTTTAAATATATCAATGTATAGTTTTAGTTCCTCTAATTGTTTTAAAATTTTCTTATcaattttaattattaaattttACAAAAGTTCATGTTTCATGTTTTTAAGTGAATTTTTTTAATGACATGATATTGATAAACTCTTAAAACAAATCAATGATAATATACttttaataaaaatatagaaagcatcaagaaaaataatgaaaatatagaagtcataatattcaaattattTCACAGTTACAACGACACAATAGACACGAATAAGACAATTGATGAGTGTTGCATTTCTTAAACCACCTAAAAATGCATTCTTTATGAAAAATATGCAAACACTTTGTCGTAATAAGTTCTGGTTTAGATTCATTTGAAAAGTCTTCCAAACAAATTGAACATTGTTTTGCAGAATAATGATCAATAGTATGATACTTTGTAACTTCCTCTAATCGATCCAAAACAAGTTGAGATGCTGCACAGACATGTGGATGACATTCTTGAGACATAACATTATCCACTTGAATAGGCCATGTGGTCAAACGGAGCATCACATGCATCTCTAAAACATCACGACCTTCCACATTTTCTTCTACCATTTGCCTAACAGCACCACCAATGGCCGGAATAATTGTTTCTAATATAGGATGTGGAATAGGCAGACAGGAAAAAGATTCGTATAAAGAGATATTTCCATCTTCATTCACAATTGTTGTGCGATTATTGCTGCATAGGTTGTTAGTAGAAATCCAAAAGTTTTGATTAACGGTAGTTGTAAAATCATCGATTGAGTTTGTAACATTAATTTGAGAAGGCCAATTTACATTGatcaaatgaaaatgaatgtaaAAATCATCACTTGTAGGATAATCTTGTGGAGTTGTAATGGTTTGTTCTTGAGTAGAATACATATTTAGAGAAAAGTTGAGTTCCATGGATGAAGGATCAAATCTTAGAATGGAAATATAATTGTGAGATTTATTTAGTTGCTAAAACTATTTATGTTATTTATATAGTAAAAGTAAAACCCTTGAAAATTGATTATTTAATGAATAAAGATCCAATCTTTAACGAAAAAATAGGTAtagaaaaacaaacaaaacttAGAATAAAAACTTCAACTTTGATTCATTTAATGATAACAGCGAAAAAGAAGCCCACACAATAGATATCCTAACAAACTATAGATACAAACAGTTTTTTAAgtataaaatatttataaaacAAATCTAATTTTTTTAGGGAAAAGGATAACACCAAATCCTGATATTAAGTACATTAGCTTCAACCACTAAATCTAAATTTCAAATTTAATAACGTTTGCATATCTTAATTCATAGTACAAACTTGTactaattatttaattaataaattggTTTTAAAATCTGATTAAGTAGTGGGTCACTTTATTAAAGGTTGGAGTTACTTTAAAAAAAAGTTAATGATTGGATTGATAGACCGTTGATCAAACTGCAAGATGGTTGAAAAACTCAAATTTGGAAAATTATGAcatatatattatatttttaattataaaaattgGATAGCTTTATCAATTTTTATAACCAATCCATAGACATAAATGATTTATATATTATAATCGATTATTATAACCAATTATCTTAAACAGTTTATATTATAATAAAATTTATAATTagttttaatttttaaaaaaattaaaattatttttaacaacaacttttataatttacaaaaaatatttaagaaaaaatatttattttcaaaaattaaaaatcatcttttttttatattcaaacaaaaaaattaatcagttttttatttatttatttttttaaaattattttcttttttcttttttttaataaaaaatattttctccagatttcttttttcaaaataatttttttaaaacaattatttttatttttaagaagaaaagaaagtttttttttcaattaaaaaaaaataatttgattttaattttgaaTATTGTCTATGAAATTCTGGCACTTTAACTCAGATGTCAAGACTGATGTCCCAACACACAACACAATGTCAAGACAGATGTTAAGACATCATCTGCTGACAGAAACACTTTTACGAAGATAGTAATTATGCAGAATTAAATTGCATAAGATAAAAGACACAATCAATagttaacccagttcggtgcaactaggggtgttcaaaaccaaactaacccaatagaaaaccgcaaatcaaaccaaaccaaaccgaaaccataaaaaaccgcatttggttcgaattcgtttgggtcatttttaataaaaccgcacggtttggtttggtttgcggtttgtattttgcaaaccgaactaaaccaaaccaaaccgcattatgttacaacccaaagttcacttatcacacatccaacccaaacctcaaacctagtatgccttaatcttacaattacaaacgattttctcttaatcacacttagggtttcaatttcaaccttcttaaatctctcatagtagtatcacacattcttctcatcttcttttccatgtaggtctcgcctattctactctaataagtcatctattatgttctttcttttttatcttttatgttactattttctcttccaattacatttttattgcacttttcttctcaatctcgcatctcttatgttctttttttcatcttctctaatctctcatctcatatgttttgtttatgttttattataatgtctttgatattattttatgctactatttatatttgtcttttattccacttttgtctaatctgattttttgtatatttaatgaaacgtttttgtctaaatatgatgaattttgatgttatttagtaatgtatgaatatctaaacacaaagttatgtcgttatttataggagtatatatggctcaataaaaatattataaaaaaaccgaaccaacccaaaccgcattgatttggtttggtttggtttggttttatttctaaaagtcaaccgaaccaaaccgaaccgcatgcttttttctcttgcggttcgggtGATTTTTATCGTAAAAATCGCCCAAACtgcaccgcgaacacccctaggtgcaacgtcacctacatttgagggctaccaagtcaggaaggaaatccactaatAGTATTAGTTCAAAGCCTAAACAATCTCAGTTTACAACTTATCTCCTAATCATTACCCATGCAATTTCTACCTAGAACCCTTCTAGGTAAGACAATCCCCCTCTCACTTccaatcacaacagtgatatcCTAAGGCACAAACCAGTGACAGTTACCCAAAATAGAAGATTACACTTCCAAAAACAATACTTGGTTTTGCTTAACAGCTTCAACCAAGAACAATACTCAACTATTTActtaaaagctcatgagtgaGAATAATAACTTAATATACAATCAAGTAGAATCAGTTAATCTCTATGCATCAAAAGATACATAACGGACGTACAAACAAACactaaaaccctaaacccttaTTTGTGCACACGGTTTCTTCAATGTGAATTCCTCACCAAATTTAGGTTTAGGTAGTCCTTATAAATAGACTTTTACAGTATTGGCTTGGACTCTTCAAATCAGGTTTAATATTCTCTTGTAAATCAGCTGCAAGATCTTCTCCCCAATAATAGGAACAAAGCTATAATATTTCCTAAAAAGTCTCAAAAGATCTTTTTTATGAAATCAAATCAAATTTGCATTGTTCCTAAAACATCCTTGATTTGCTGCGCATATATGAGAACTAGAATCAGATTTTAGCAAATTTAGGTCTATGCCCgatgttcaatatagacataagggcaaaagggtaattgtacacataagtattatcacaaaaggatttgtcagatcacatgacattttcgtgtcttgggtagtagtgatgtgttgctagatacctctaattgtttattatgttaaatacatgatttaatataattatcaatgtcgcgaaaacctacagggtcacatacaaaaagacagattgatgagagatagagtaaataaggaacaccgtaaggtacgatgcacttaagtgaattgtagaacatcgtaaggtacggtgcacttaagtagaatacgaaatatggtaacGTAACATGCGCTaaagtgattttggtatatcataagatatgggccacatacacttaagtgagctttttatcttgcagcccatacaagtggttctataaatagaacccttgtgcataagcattgGATTATATGaaaatttcgtttctctctctctctctctctctctctctctctctctctccctctctctcattcaaagccttcattcatagcagctagcactggGATTGAAGGAATCCTTTCGTGTGGgctgagtagaggtgttgtcaccattcaacgttcgtgatcactccttag from Lathyrus oleraceus cultivar Zhongwan6 chromosome 1, CAAS_Psat_ZW6_1.0, whole genome shotgun sequence includes:
- the LOC127099352 gene encoding uncharacterized protein LOC127099352, with amino-acid sequence MYSTQEQTITTPQDYPTSDDFYIHFHLINVNWPSQINVTNSIDDFTTTVNQNFWISTNNLCSNNRTTIVNEDGNISLYESFSCLPIPHPILETIIPAIGGAVRQMVEENVEGRDVLEMHVMLRLTTWPIQVDNVMSQECHPHVCAASQLVLDRLEEVTKYHTIDHYSAKQCSICLEDFSNESKPELITTKCLHIFHKECIFRWFKKCNTHQLSYSCLLCRCNCEII